A window of Thermodesulfobacteriota bacterium genomic DNA:
CACTTTCAAAAGGGAGTGTGGGGGTTCTTCACGGGTCGAAATCGTACCTGCTCCAGGATGAGAACGGCCAGATTATGGAAGCTCATTCGATCTCGGCAGGCCTGGATTATCCGGGTGTCGGGCCGGAGCATTCATTATTAAAGGATTTAGATAGAGTCCGTTATGTATCGATCGATGACAGGCAGGCCCTGGAAGCATTTCAAATGCTTTGCTCTCTTGAAGGGATAATCCCGGCACTTGAGAGTTCCCATGCAGTTGCATGGGCAGCCGGGTATGCAAGTACACGGCCAGGCAATGAGATTATCGTAGTAAATCTTTCAGGAAGAGGGGATAAAGATCTTGGAATTGTTTTTTCCCATTTAAAGGAAGTTACGGATAATGAACCGAATAGATAGAACATTTGAAGAATTGAAAAAAAAAGGCGAAAAAGCGCTGGTGGGGTTTGTAACGGCAGGCGATCCTGACATGCGGGCATCATTTGATATGGTTGCTTCCATGTGCAGGGCAGGTATTGATGTTTTGGAGCTGGGGATTCCGTTTTCAGACCCTACGGCAGACGGGCCAGTAATTCAAAAGTCATCTACCAGGGCGCTTGAAAAAGGGACAAATTTAGAAGCTGTTCTTTCAATGACAGGAAAGCTTCGGGAAGAGACAGCAGTTCCGATCATTCTTTTCAGCTACTACAATCCCATATATGCCTATGGAAATGAGGAATTTTATAGGGATGCTCTGGCTGTGGGTACCGATGGTGTTCTGGTGGTTGATCTTCCACCGGAAGAGTCGGATGAAATGACAGGAACCTGGCCGGGATCTGACCTGGCTTTGATTCGTTTGATAGCTCCAACTACGCCTTTGGA
This region includes:
- the trpA gene encoding tryptophan synthase subunit alpha — translated: MNRIDRTFEELKKKGEKALVGFVTAGDPDMRASFDMVASMCRAGIDVLELGIPFSDPTADGPVIQKSSTRALEKGTNLEAVLSMTGKLREETAVPIILFSYYNPIYAYGNEEFYRDALAVGTDGVLVVDLPPEESDEMTGTWPGSDLALIRLIAPTTPLDRMRKITADARGFIYLVSKTGVTGSSGLKTESIGRQVDSLRSVTSLPVCVGFGISTTDDVAAVASVADGVVIGSAFERLIEDNLENKDLASILAGQVRKYREATLKN